A stretch of Castanea sativa cultivar Marrone di Chiusa Pesio chromosome 2, ASM4071231v1 DNA encodes these proteins:
- the LOC142623304 gene encoding heterogeneous nuclear ribonucleoprotein 1: MDSDQGKLFIGGISWETTEEKLKEYFENYGDVVQTVVMRDKTTGRPRGFGFVVFADPSILDRVLQDKHTIDARTVEAKRALSREEQQTSAKAGNPNFSRNSGGGGAFRTKKIFVGGLPPTLGEEGFRQYFEAYGHVTDVVVMYDQNTGRPRGFGFITFDTEEAVDRVLHKNFHDLNGKQVEVKRALPKDANPGGGNRAMGGGAGGGGAVGSGYQSYGVSGGNPNSYDGRMDSSRYMQQQSTGGGFPPYGSSGYSAAGYGYAPANNGISYGGYGSYAGANTGYGGPAGAAYGNPNVPNAGYGSGPPGAPRSSWSTQSPSGYGAMGYGNTTPWGAQSGSTGAASGGPGSAPAGQSPSGATGYGNQGYGYGGYGGSDGSYGNPSGYGAVGGRSGSVPNNNAGGQGGGDLQGSGGGYMGSGYGEANGNSGYGNAAWRSDQSQSSGNYGTPQVNGPHGGQVGYGGYGSAQARAQQQ, encoded by the exons ATGGATTCAGATCAGGGGAAGCTATTCATAGGTGGGATTTCATGGGAGACCACTGAGGAAAAGCTGAAGGAGTACTTTGAGAACTATGGTGATGTGGTCCAGACTGTGGTCATGAGAGACAAGACCACTGGTAGACCTAGAGGCTTTGGCTTTGTTGTCTTTGCAGATCCTTCCATTCTCGATAGGGTTCTTCAGGACAAGCACACCATTGATGCCAGAACG GTTGAGGCTAAGAGGGCCTTATCAAGAGAGGAGCAGCAGACTTCTGCTAAAGCTGGAAATCCTAATTTTTCCAGAAACTCTGggggtggtggagcttttagaACCAAGAAGATATTTGTTGGAGGATTGCCGCCCACTTTAGGTGAAGAAGGATTCCGTCAGTATTTTGAGGCTTATGGCCATGTAACTGACGTAGTAGTGATGTATGACCAGAATACTGGACGCCCTCGTGGGTTTGGGTTTATTACCTTTGACACAGAGGAGGCTGTTGATAGGGTTTTGCACAAAAACTTTCATGACTTGAATGGTAAGCAAGTAGAAGTAAAGCGGGCTCTTCCGAAAGATGCCAATCCTGGTGGTGGTAACCGTGCTATGGGTGGTGGGGCAGGTGGTGGTGGTGCAGTTGGTAGTGGTTATCAGAGCTATGGGGTGTCTGGTGGCAATCCAAATTCATATGATGGTCGAATGGATTCAAGTAGGTACATGCAGCAACAGAGTACTGGAGGTGGTTTTCCTCCTTATGGTTCTTCTGGGTATAGTGCAGCTGGCTATGGGTATGCTCCTGCCAATAATGGCATTAGTTATGGTGGTTATGGTAGTTATGCTGGTGCCAATACTGGCTATGGTGGACCTGCTGGTGCAGCATATGGAAACCCTAATGTCCCTAATGCTGGTTATGGAAGTGGTCCACCAGGTGCTCCTAGAAGTTCGTGGAGCACTCAATCTCCATCTGGATATGGTGCCATGGGTTATGGGAATACTACTCCTTGGGGTGCTCAAAGTGGCAGCACTGGTGCTGCTAGTGGTGGCCCAGGGTCTGCACCTGCAGGTCAGTCACCGAGTGGAGCCACTGGGTATGGGAATCAAGGGTATGGCTATGGTGGATATGGTGGAAGTGATGGGTCTTATGGGAATCCTAGTGGGTATGGTGCAGTTGGGGGGCGTTCTGGGAGTGTCCCAAATAACAATGCTGGTGGTCAAGGTGGGGGTGATCTACAAGGGTCTGGTGGTGGCTACATGGGAAGTGGCTATGGTGAGGCAAATGGAAATTCTGGATATGGAAATGCAGCGTGGAGATCCGACCAATCACAAAGTTCTGGAAATTATGGCACTCCTCAGGTGAACGGTCCTCATGGTGGGCAAGTTGGCTATGGTGGATATGGCAGTGCTCAGGCCCGAGCTCAACAACAGTAA